From the Nisaea sediminum genome, one window contains:
- a CDS encoding cytochrome b translates to MQDDRYSLPQRWLHWIIALLVLAALGAGTLFFTLGFDGLMKTFGGDLTNAIYKYHKTAGVLVLALMLLRLVLRIRLGAPPKPDSLTPPERILATGVQHLLYVMLIALPILGWAATAAGGYPVEFFNWTLPGLLAKDPALSETLFALHGLAALAVAGLIGLHIAGALRHWLIKKDGVMRRMSLFG, encoded by the coding sequence ATGCAGGACGACCGCTATTCCCTCCCCCAGCGCTGGTTGCACTGGATCATCGCGCTGCTGGTCCTCGCCGCGCTCGGCGCCGGCACCCTGTTCTTCACCCTCGGCTTCGACGGGTTGATGAAGACATTCGGCGGCGACCTCACCAACGCGATCTACAAGTACCACAAGACCGCCGGCGTCCTCGTCCTCGCCCTGATGCTGCTCCGCCTCGTCCTGCGTATTCGCCTCGGCGCGCCGCCAAAGCCGGACAGCCTGACCCCGCCCGAACGCATCCTCGCGACCGGGGTGCAGCACCTGCTTTACGTGATGCTGATCGCGCTCCCGATCCTCGGCTGGGCGGCGACCGCCGCCGGCGGCTATCCGGTGGAGTTCTTCAACTGGACCCTCCCTGGCCTGCTCGCCAAGGACCCGGCGCTCTCGGAAACCCTCTTCGCCCTGCACGGCCTCGCCGCGCTGGCCGTCGCGGGCCTGATCGGCCTGCACATCGCCGGCGCGCTCCGGCACTGGCTGATCAAAAAGGACGGGGTGATGCGGCGGATGAGTTTGTTTGGGTGA
- a CDS encoding aldehyde dehydrogenase family protein — MLDRRAFFIDGSWVAPIDGQDFEVVNPATEEAVAVISLGGAEDVDYAVRAARDAFEMWSESAISERADLLRRAREIYLRRRDEFAEAMTMEMGAPRDFSRESQAPCGDTLLASAIEALEAHVFERPSLRGGSTLRDEAAGVAGLITPWNWPVNQVMAKVASALAAGCTMVLKPSEYAPLSAGMVAEVLAEAGCPPGVFNLVHGDGFCTGTALSANPGIDLLSFTGSTRAGTEVMKAAADGIRRVALELGGKSPNILFADADLDTALRFSVRNCFSNSGQSCDAPTRLLVEKSVYDEAVTMAGRFAAEVQVGDPQQPGDHIGPLVNKIQFERVQDHIRKGIEEGARVVTGGLGKPDGFERGYFVKPTIFADVDNGMHVARNEIFGPVLVMIPFDGEDEAVAIGNDTDYGLAAYIQTSDAARAQRVARRLRAGNVYINGNYGDTDVPFGGYKQSGIGRENGPFGLAEFLETKAITG; from the coding sequence ATGCTGGACCGACGCGCATTCTTCATCGACGGAAGCTGGGTCGCACCGATCGACGGCCAGGATTTCGAGGTCGTGAACCCGGCGACCGAGGAGGCCGTGGCGGTGATCTCGCTCGGCGGCGCCGAGGACGTGGACTATGCCGTCCGCGCCGCGCGGGACGCCTTCGAGATGTGGAGCGAGTCCGCAATCTCCGAACGCGCCGACCTGCTGCGCCGGGCGCGCGAGATCTATCTCCGGCGCCGGGACGAGTTCGCCGAGGCGATGACCATGGAGATGGGCGCGCCGCGCGACTTCTCGCGGGAGAGCCAGGCACCCTGCGGCGACACGCTCCTTGCGTCGGCGATCGAGGCGCTGGAGGCACATGTCTTCGAACGCCCGAGCCTACGCGGCGGCAGCACGCTGCGCGACGAAGCGGCGGGTGTCGCCGGGCTGATCACACCCTGGAACTGGCCGGTCAACCAGGTGATGGCCAAGGTCGCCTCGGCGCTTGCCGCCGGCTGCACCATGGTGCTGAAGCCGAGCGAATACGCGCCGCTCTCCGCCGGCATGGTGGCGGAGGTGCTGGCCGAGGCGGGCTGCCCGCCGGGCGTCTTCAATCTCGTGCATGGCGACGGCTTCTGCACCGGCACCGCGCTCTCCGCCAATCCGGGGATCGACCTGCTCTCCTTCACCGGCTCGACCCGCGCCGGCACAGAAGTGATGAAGGCGGCGGCGGACGGCATCCGCCGGGTGGCGCTGGAGCTTGGCGGCAAGAGCCCGAACATCCTCTTCGCCGACGCCGATCTCGACACGGCGCTGCGCTTCAGCGTCCGGAACTGCTTCTCCAACAGCGGCCAGTCCTGCGACGCGCCGACCCGCCTCTTGGTGGAGAAGAGCGTCTATGACGAGGCGGTCACCATGGCCGGGCGCTTCGCCGCCGAGGTGCAGGTCGGCGACCCGCAGCAGCCGGGCGACCACATCGGCCCGCTGGTGAACAAGATCCAGTTCGAGCGGGTACAGGACCATATCCGCAAGGGGATCGAGGAGGGTGCCCGCGTCGTGACCGGCGGTCTCGGCAAGCCGGACGGGTTCGAACGGGGCTATTTCGTCAAGCCGACGATCTTCGCCGATGTCGACAACGGCATGCATGTCGCCCGCAACGAGATCTTCGGCCCGGTGCTGGTGATGATTCCGTTCGACGGCGAGGACGAGGCGGTCGCCATCGGCAACGACACGGATTACGGCCTCGCCGCCTATATCCAGACCTCGGACGCGGCGCGGGCCCAGCGCGTCGCCCGCCGGCTCAGGGCGGGGAACGTCTATATCAACGGAAATTACGGCGACACCGACGTGCCTTTCGGCGGCTACAAGCAGTCCGGCATCGGCCGCGAGAATGGGCCGTTCGGGCTTGCGGAGTTTCTGGAGACGAAGGCGATCACGGGGTAG